The genomic DNA TCTCATAGTCATACCACAAATCCCTAAAAGAAACATTTAGatgtgtttggtaaaattaaaaacttaataCCTAGTGACTTAAGATGGCTTAATCTAAATGTTGCTGAATTTGTTGACTTAAAACCGATTTATTAATTCTTACactaagtattaaggttatttggtaaaaccaattttttttactattaaataTAATGTTTGTACtcttattaatattatgtaatgtctttataagaaaaaatagttgATGCTTGTGATAGAGACTTAATGAGAAATAGAAAGTTTTGGGCAATGAGAGCACAAAACTAGTTTGGATTCACAAACAGTGATTGCTTTTAACTTTATCACTTTTGATTTTAAGTAGCATTATTAAGTTATATTACCAAACATAATTAACATGCTTAATGACTTAAATAGTTAAAAACTCACATGACAATTCATAACACTAATTAAAAGCCAATTTAGCAGAAAAAGTAGATAAATTAGATATTTATGGTTTTAAGCCATATGAACCAAGTAGAACATCAAGTAACTTCCTAACACATATATGTTAAGTGATCTACCACAACTTTTAGACAACATTTTGTAGCATCAATCCATGACCGTAAGATAGAAATTTCTTACCAAGATCCTCCAATGTGGAAGGTTCTTTTTCTTTAGTTGTACTCCTTGCTCCCACTGGTTTATCTTCAGTCTCTTCATCCTTCTTATAGTCATTTGGCCGAAGTTCAGGACCAATATCCCGTACCCAGCTAGCAGCATAAAGCCTAGATGCCTCCTTCAACACCTGAAACACAATTAAAGGGATGTGTTACAAGTGGATGCCACATTACTCCAGTGTTAATGTAATTAAAAGgttttatttccttttgcaAACATTTGATACACGATTTTATTGACCAAGTTCATATGCATGTCAACAGAGGAAATAGAACATGCATGATTATATCCCCAATGCCAATAAGGTGATCCTGGTTATGGCACTAACAGATTTATCTAAAATTAGGCTAGGATCATTCCATACTCATGACTCGTATAAAAACatatcatttttatactttagtCAGGACACTCTGTTATCattgaaaagaagaagaatgagagCTTACATAATAACGCTCTTGCCAAGTCAATTTCCGCCGCTTCTTTATATGAGGAGGATCAGGTAATGATGAAGGAAAAGCAATTTCTTTTAAGTCATAGCGAATATAATCACAAACTTTCCTCCAGACTACcttcaatttcattttgatttgtGATACGTCATGAGATAAATCTGCAAACACAAAAAAGTTTACTTggtgaatataatttttttaagcacTTCCATAGAGAAACAGGTAATTTGGTTTCTATTCTAAATAGATCAGTCAGGTGTCTTATACATATGGAAATGACCATTAtcataatcaattaaaaaaaagaaaaaagaaaaagaaaaaattgttctGTTTGAGGGAAGTAGAGTCCATTGATTCCACACTCGGAGATACACGCACATACACCCACTCACACCACAACCACCATTGCCTCACTCCTGCACgtgcgcacacacacacacatgtatatatatatctatatatatagagagagagagcgcaTAGATTGCATAGTCACATGCTTACTGCCATGCCCatgtaagaaaaaacaaaaacatgcaATTCCCTTGATGAATTCGAATCTtcttaaactaattttttgtcAGATAACATATGGTACAGGATGTAAACATCCTTTCTTTATAAGTAAGAAACTTATATTACAAGTACAGAAAAGAAGTGAACCCTAATATAAGAAGGATATACGAGGAGCACATATAGAAAAgcagcaagaaaaaaaaaacagcagcCACAAAACATGGTCCTGGGAAATAGGAATTCTTCAGCAGGTAATATAAATTCCTCTTCCACATAATGTGTTTCTCAAGTATGTGAATAGTGTCTAATGTCAAATTGTTTAATGTGTTTGCCAATGCCAATGCATGATATAACAGAACTAAAGGCAATGTTTCCATTTCACACATGAAACATAATCTTTATCATCCAATGAACTGTAGTTGAGTGCAAAGAACAACAGCTGAATCCAAGGCCCTGACTGTGCTTGTTTTCTAACTAAAAATACCTTCTCCATTAAATTACTACCAACAAATGCATGCTGATAAACTATTcagaattttaatttcaattttattaatttatccatttatttattttggatgcAAAGAATCATGAACCTCGTAGAATCATATATCTAAGCTAACATAAGGTGTATCCCAACTACTTCAGTTAATTCATGCATCCTTTtctccaattttcaatttttcactaCCTACAGACATATCTTCTATGAAATCATAGGGGGAGTTTCTATGAACTCATACACTGTCATGACCTGTTGAATACTTGACTTAACAAAGCCTTTATCCCAACCAAATTCCAGCTCCATCTAGATTCATACTCTCAACTATATCCTCAGCAATCCTATCATTTATCACCACCTTCATCTACATCTTTCCTACCCTTACCTCCCTAGTTTGGAGCCCGTAACTTGGATCAAATTACAATTTACAGGTTCTCTTCCCAGGTGGTTGAACCATGATAAATCATAAACTTCCTTTTCGTGATGcaaatattgatataatttgGACCCAAATTCTCTTTTATCCATATGAATATTGAATgttcttctcccttttttctATCTTCACAAGTGTTAGGGAGAATCCCAAAGTAGATTAAATAAGGGGGAAAGGCACCTATTATCAAAGAAGGGAatatagcttaagaaataagaGTTGTCAACAAAAAGTTATAAGCCGTGTGCCCGCCAAAGATATCTTAAGCAAAACAGATCattatttagaaatattaaGAACAAATCAAAAGtttcatgaattaatttcaatGGACTATATTGCCTAACAAAAAAATCTAGGGTTCTGTTTTGGTTACCGATAACACAAGGGAATATAAAGAAAGTCaatatcaaaattcattttactttaaCCTAACAAGGTAAGAACTCCAACAAATACTCCTAATACAATTAGCTGCCTCAGTTGACTTTCCATTTCTTAGAAACAACACCAGAAAGAAATCTGAGAGAACATCTGGTTGACttttcatttcttccatttcctcatcaaccaaacaaaatGTACCGACCCTATTCTACCATTCAGTGCGATAACATAAAGAATACCAGTAGAGACTTCGATTTCGATGGCGATGGCAATGAGGGCACCGTTGTGGATGGCTCCTGCTCCGGATCTACAGCTGTAACTGCGTTGAGGCGGCGGCAGGTATCTTCTCAAGGGAGTGAGGTTCCTCTACAGGTTTTGCCGTGTCAGTTTCCCGCGACGATGGCTCCTCACCTTTGCGCTGCGAAGTGGTTTTCTGCAATTCTGAAAATTTTCCTCCTCAATGATATAAACGGAGGAATTCATCAAACGAAATAGAAAACGACGTCGTATTTTCTAAAAGTGGAAATGGAAGTGACGAAACTCCATCAGTAGAAACACCTaccttttcaattaattcaacgGAAtcggaaaatatattttctattcttaataattttattaattaaaaatttagtatAATAATTTCAGTAGTTaaagccttttttttaaaatctattttgtaaaagaattttttattctccaaaacacaaaacatgaaaaatatatgaatcacaattaaaaactattttttatttttttaaaatataatataaaaaataaagtgtttttagataatttactttagttattttgattgttttcatttattttataatagttattttaagaaaataattatacatttaaaatgatgaaaaataaaatattaaatattaaaattattattttttaaattaaaattttatttaaacataCTTATGCtctacaaaaatcataaaataactttaaaaattttattttttttaattgttttccaaaatagttaccaatttaaaaataaaattaaagtatataattccaaaataatatatatatataaacttatcCATGAATCAGGAAAGGGAATTTTAAAtgaagatttttcatttttttggctattttttattaagaaaatgatatgaactaaattttttaaaatattcattttcggGTAATAGTCGAAATTCGAGAATTGTTTCCATCGAGTAATTGGTAGGTATCAACGGCCCAAACGGGACCTACCATTTGTGTGCAGCTGCAGCATGCATTAGACCTCAGGGAAAGAGACGGTGCAGGAAACTGAAACTGAAGCACAACAGGGCTTGTGTACAAATCCCTCAGAAAAAGTCAGTCCTATAATTAGTCATCTCATAAAAGTAAAAAACCATATTACAACGTACCGTccttttttcctattttgtaaattttttttccccaaatagcAGCCACAAGTTTAtatctttctctcttttcctctGGAAATCCAGGGAGAATAGCTAAAACCCTTCCCCCTTCCTCTTCTTATGGATCGTCGGCCTTTTTATCAACCCATATCCCACAAGTTTCACGTTATCGTTTCCCCAATCATCATCAACAAAGAACTGACTTTTATTATTTCCTTCATTGTTATGCTGACTTcatctattattttcttttataacgTAAGCCCTTCCACGCCATTCTCTACTTATTTCTTGGCTAAAATCGTTCCCAGCTATCGAAAATCAGCCCCTGGAGTTTGTGATTATTCTAATGGGAGATGGGTTCGAGACGATAGTTACTGGGTCGGGTCCTACAATGAGAATTGCCCGTTTATCGATGCTGGTTTCAGGTGTCGAGAAAATGGACGACGTGATCTAAGTTATCTCAAATGGCGGTGGCAACCCCATGGCTGTGATCTTCCAAGGTACAATTTCCATTTGCATTGTTCTTGTGTTTTTCTCCCCATTCAAAAAACGGTTGAGATTGAAGAATGCCGTTATGGCTTTTAGGAGACCCCCTCTTCATTCCTCTTCCATCATAGTAGGAATGGGAATATCTTatcagaaaaaacaaatattataatcTATATGAAAGCCAAAACCTCGTGCATGTTTGTTGCTGGGTGCTTGCCAACTAATAAAACGCCTGTgacttttgaaaatatatatataaaacgaAAACCACGTCCGTTTTAATGTTCTGGAGAAAACAGTTCTCATCCTCAAATGGAACAAATTCTTTTGACAGTGGTGTTTTTAAGATACTTTGCAGAGTAATTTACGGACATGAATGTCTTTAATTTTGCTACCATGTTTTTTGGAGGGTGAGCTGTGGGTTAATGCAGGAAAATTGAGGAAATGGTCCAAAAAGATACATCAcaatctttttctttaattctcttttctctctcctgTCCACAATCATGCTCACTTTATTTACGCTAAGATTACACAGATAAGTTTTCTGATTGTATTCATGTTATCCTAATCGTAATAGGTTCAATGCAACCGACCTTATGGAGAGGAGTCGGAATGGGAGAATAGTATTTGTGGGAGATTCAATCGGGAGAAACCAATGGGAGTCTCTGTTATGCATGCTCACAACAGCAATTTCTAATCAGTCTGCAATTTATGAAGTGAATGGGAACCCAATAACCAAACACAGGGGCTACCTCTCTTTCAGATTTCAAGACTACAACCTCACAATCGAATATTACAGAGCGCCCTTCCTAGTTTACAATGGTCCCCCACCGGAGAATTCCTCAGACAAAGTCCGAAGTGCTATCAAGCTTGACCAACTGCATGGGCGCTCCAAACAGTGGACTGGAGCCAATGTTCTAGTTTTCAACGCTGGACACTGGTGGAGTGAAGACAAAACTACAAAGATGTACTAGCTTCGCCTATCCGCTCTGTCATGGACATCAAGATAAATAATCGTAAGGCTTTGTTTCATGGCTagtatttttcttgtttcaggGGCTTCTATTTTCAGGAAGGAGAGGTTTTGAACATGACGATGGATGCTATGGAGGCATTTCGGAAGTCTCTGTGGACGTGGAAGTCATGGGCAACACAGAAATTAGATCCTGAAAGGAGTAATATCTTTTTCCGAAGCTACTCTCCAGTTCATTACAGGCAAGTATGTTTATGGGCATGACTTCAACTGCCAGAcctgatattaaaaataagttaggGCACATTTGGTCATCCTACAGGAAATTGAAGGGCTGCATTTCCCTCCTTTATAAGGTGGGGATCCGTCTAAGAAAAAGGCCATTGCAGAACCCAGGTTCCCATTTCATTTGGCGTGATTGGTTCTCACCTTTAGAAAACAATGGAAGCCAAACAAGCTTTTTAGGGCTTGAACATACTTCCTTGCAGGGTTCTAAGGCAAGGTGTTTACCTGTGATATTGCAGGGATGGTAAGTGGAATGGAGGAGGTCATTGCGATCTTATTACTGAACCAGAAACAAACGACACCAAATTGGAAGCTGAGCCATTGAATAATGTATTCATTTCTGAGGTAGTCAAACAGATGGAATACGAGAATAGAAATGTCCAGCTCCTAAACATCACATATCTGACAGGGTTTAGGAAAGATGGCCACCCTGCAAACAATCGGGAGCCTGGCATTGGCGATTCTGCCTTTCAAGACTGCAGCCATTGGTGCTTACCAGGAGTGCCAGATACATGGAATGAACTTCTCTATGCTCGCCTGTTGTCCATGGGATTCAGGACcaagtgaaaaaaaaggaaagaaaaaagagagatatgaaaaaaataaataaaataaaaaaaataaagaaagaaaagaaaacaactagACTACCTTATActgaagattttttttcctcaattttgaGGGCTGTACATTGTCTGCACAACTTATACTCATGCTAATTCATCCACATTTTCTTCGGTGTTTAGTTCACTGGTTtccatttccttcattttctcaagcTGCCTCAAGAGATCCAACCTTTCTGGTCCATATGTAGAGGGTATCTGCCAAGAAACAAATTCTTGTAGCCTCACGTATGCAGGTCTTGAATTCCAAAAAGTAtttgacaagaaaaaaagaaggcatGTCAGATGCTACACACCAGAGCTGGCATATATCTCTGAATAGCAGCCAATATGGCTGCATGTCCAACTGCTGTAACCTGTGGGCATTTCGACAGTAGGTCACAAGGGATCAAGTGGCAAGACAAACATGACAGAGAGGTAATGTTTCCTCTGGAGAAATTTTGTAACCATACACAGAATAAAGTATGTAAAAAACAGAGACTTGGAAAAAACAGTTGAACAGATTTCAAGCAAAAACATTCATCTTTTTAAAGCTTATAAAAGGCTGAATTTTTTACAGAATATTAGAATGCAATAGGTATTTAAAATGCTATAATTAATATTAGATAATAACAGTGATAACTGAAGTGGTGAATTATCCTCGGAGCATTAAAACATTGGTGCAATACAAAGAGTGACCCATGGGGTAAACATCAAGGAGTAAGTAACATAGGTGTTGGAGTGAAGTATAATAAAGTTGACTGTTGAATGCAGCCACCAGGATTATAATCAACAAGAGCAGTGCTGTTTAATAACTCTGGAATATAGCAGTGTATGTACACACAAACAGAATCATATTAAGGACATACTAGTTGTATATGTCTATAGACTTCCATAATAATCACATGGTGAGTGCTAATTTCCATGACTGGATTGTTCTAAcactttcttttgtttgatgtGGCAAGGGTACCTCCATGGTCAATTGGACAATCACACTCATCTTATTTTGAAATGGAAGGAAAAGCAAGACCCGTATCAACAGAGATTAGGAGTCTTATATGGTATGGGTATCATTCTGAATTTATAGTTCAAAGTCGATAAAAATGAcagaaagaaagaatgaaagatGAACAGGGTACTTCACAATTAACTAGACATGGTCATTTTGTTTGGAACGGAAGAAACAGTGAGAGA from Vitis riparia cultivar Riparia Gloire de Montpellier isolate 1030 chromosome 8, EGFV_Vit.rip_1.0, whole genome shotgun sequence includes the following:
- the LOC117920517 gene encoding uncharacterized protein LOC117920517; the protein is MKLKVVWRKVCDYIRYDLKEIAFPSSLPDPPHIKKRRKLTWQERYYVLKEASRLYAASWVRDIGPELRPNDYKKDEETEDKPVGARSTTKEKEPSTLEDLAVAARGGMETLRPALQRVYMTRASAYRDALKSFIEGYQEGIQQIMEKKEDSNSPQEDKTPAKPT
- the LOC117919995 gene encoding protein trichome birefringence-like 8, with product MDRRPFYQPISHKFHVIVSPIIINKELTFIISFIVMLTSSIIFFYNVSPSTPFSTYFLAKIVPSYRKSAPGVCDYSNGRWVRDDSYWVGSYNENCPFIDAGFRCRENGRRDLSYLKWRWQPHGCDLPRFNATDLMERSRNGRIVFVGDSIGRNQWESLLCMLTTAISNQSAIYEVNGNPITKHRGYLSFRFQDYNLTIEYYRAPFLVYNGPPPENSSDKVRSAIKLDQLHGRSKQWTGANVLVFNAGHWWSEDKTTKMGFYFQEGEVLNMTMDAMEAFRKSLWTWKSWATQKLDPERSNIFFRSYSPVHYRDGKWNGGGHCDLITEPETNDTKLEAEPLNNVFISEVVKQMEYENRNVQLLNITYLTGFRKDGHPANNREPGIGDSAFQDCSHWCLPGVPDTWNELLYARLLSMGFRTK